A stretch of the Papaver somniferum cultivar HN1 chromosome 6, ASM357369v1, whole genome shotgun sequence genome encodes the following:
- the LOC113286947 gene encoding uncharacterized protein LOC113286947 isoform X2, with protein MAGQESVSLLTPPTPISTQPTTEIDLEAGGSLEQNQCRICLETDERGFIAPCMCKGTAKYVHRECLDQWRSIKAQYHLSVQSTVVDRKWRTLKFRFFVTRDIFFIFICFQLAIALLAYLVYLVDASQNFALRLALEFPGVVSFYYICGALLLFVLIGLSGCFLTCFDSRVRGDLAQPCRQLTDCCCSCGCRDPRCPAACLMSCYQGLTSAGDCACLPVAGEGASLFIIGAVITLVLFVFFGLIYSILVATIAGQRIWQRHYHILAKMMLTKEYVVEDVDGLATDSNWSPPPLPPEHVEQLKALGLL; from the exons CCCTCCTACTCCAATCAGTACTCAACCAACAACAGAGATTGATCTTGAAGCAGGAGGATCACTTGAACAAAATCAGTGCAGAATTTGTCTTGAAACTGATG AAAGGGGTTTCATTGCTCCATGTATGTGCAAAGGAACGGCGAAGTACGTGCACCGTGAATGTTTAGATCAATGGAGGTCCATCAAG GCCCAATACCACCTGAGTGTGCAAAGTACGGTCGTAGATAGGAAATGGCGAACGCTGAAGTTCCGTTTCTTTGTCACTAGagatatatttttcatttttatctGTTTCCAGCTG GCAATTGCTTTATTGGCGTATTTGGTGTATCTTGTTGATGCATCTCAGAACTTCGCGCTACGCTTGGCCTTGGAATTTCCTGGCGTAGTTAGCTTCTATTACATATGTG GGGCATTGCTgctttttgttttgattggatTGTCTGGTTGCTTTCTGACGTGTTTCGACAGTAGAGTGAGAGGTGATCTAGCTCAGCCATGTCGACAATTGACTgactgttgctgcagctgtgg GTGTAGAGACCCTCGGTGTCCCGCTGCATGTTTAATGTCATGCTATCAGGGTTTAACAAGCGCTGGAGATTGTGCTTGCTTACCAGTTGCTGGCGAAGGAGCATCGTTATTTATCATTGGTGCAGTGATCACACTAGTACTCTTCGTGTTCTTTGGATTGATCTATAGCATTCTTGTGGCTACAATTGCTGGGCAAAGAATCTGGCAAAGGCACTATCACATACTTGCAAAGATGATGCTGACAAAA GAGTATGTAGTTGAGGATGTGGATGGCTTGGCGACGGATTCCAATTGGTCCCCACCTCCTCTTCCACCCGAGCATGTTGAGCAGCTGAAGGCACTTGGTCTCCTGTAA
- the LOC113286947 gene encoding uncharacterized protein LOC113286947 isoform X1: MAGQESVSLLTPPTPISTQPTTEIDLEAGGSLEQNQCRICLETDERGFIAPCMCKGTAKYVHRECLDQWRSIKSMCMLSSLGSCWCIDVFLMRLNLIHYAHCTTCKAQYHLSVQSTVVDRKWRTLKFRFFVTRDIFFIFICFQLAIALLAYLVYLVDASQNFALRLALEFPGVVSFYYICGALLLFVLIGLSGCFLTCFDSRVRGDLAQPCRQLTDCCCSCGCRDPRCPAACLMSCYQGLTSAGDCACLPVAGEGASLFIIGAVITLVLFVFFGLIYSILVATIAGQRIWQRHYHILAKMMLTKEYVVEDVDGLATDSNWSPPPLPPEHVEQLKALGLL, translated from the exons CCCTCCTACTCCAATCAGTACTCAACCAACAACAGAGATTGATCTTGAAGCAGGAGGATCACTTGAACAAAATCAGTGCAGAATTTGTCTTGAAACTGATG AAAGGGGTTTCATTGCTCCATGTATGTGCAAAGGAACGGCGAAGTACGTGCACCGTGAATGTTTAGATCAATGGAGGTCCATCAAG AGTATGTGCATGCTCTCGAGTCTCGGCAGTTGTTGGTGCATTGATGTATTTTTAATGCGTTTAAATCTGATTCATTACGCTCATTGCACAACTTGCAAGGCCCAATACCACCTGAGTGTGCAAAGTACGGTCGTAGATAGGAAATGGCGAACGCTGAAGTTCCGTTTCTTTGTCACTAGagatatatttttcatttttatctGTTTCCAGCTG GCAATTGCTTTATTGGCGTATTTGGTGTATCTTGTTGATGCATCTCAGAACTTCGCGCTACGCTTGGCCTTGGAATTTCCTGGCGTAGTTAGCTTCTATTACATATGTG GGGCATTGCTgctttttgttttgattggatTGTCTGGTTGCTTTCTGACGTGTTTCGACAGTAGAGTGAGAGGTGATCTAGCTCAGCCATGTCGACAATTGACTgactgttgctgcagctgtgg GTGTAGAGACCCTCGGTGTCCCGCTGCATGTTTAATGTCATGCTATCAGGGTTTAACAAGCGCTGGAGATTGTGCTTGCTTACCAGTTGCTGGCGAAGGAGCATCGTTATTTATCATTGGTGCAGTGATCACACTAGTACTCTTCGTGTTCTTTGGATTGATCTATAGCATTCTTGTGGCTACAATTGCTGGGCAAAGAATCTGGCAAAGGCACTATCACATACTTGCAAAGATGATGCTGACAAAA GAGTATGTAGTTGAGGATGTGGATGGCTTGGCGACGGATTCCAATTGGTCCCCACCTCCTCTTCCACCCGAGCATGTTGAGCAGCTGAAGGCACTTGGTCTCCTGTAA
- the LOC113286947 gene encoding uncharacterized protein LOC113286947 isoform X3: MAGQESVSLLTPPTPISTQPTTEIDLEAGGSLEQNQCRICLETDERGFIAPCMCKGTAKYVHRECLDQWRSIKAIALLAYLVYLVDASQNFALRLALEFPGVVSFYYICGALLLFVLIGLSGCFLTCFDSRVRGDLAQPCRQLTDCCCSCGCRDPRCPAACLMSCYQGLTSAGDCACLPVAGEGASLFIIGAVITLVLFVFFGLIYSILVATIAGQRIWQRHYHILAKMMLTKEYVVEDVDGLATDSNWSPPPLPPEHVEQLKALGLL; this comes from the exons CCCTCCTACTCCAATCAGTACTCAACCAACAACAGAGATTGATCTTGAAGCAGGAGGATCACTTGAACAAAATCAGTGCAGAATTTGTCTTGAAACTGATG AAAGGGGTTTCATTGCTCCATGTATGTGCAAAGGAACGGCGAAGTACGTGCACCGTGAATGTTTAGATCAATGGAGGTCCATCAAG GCAATTGCTTTATTGGCGTATTTGGTGTATCTTGTTGATGCATCTCAGAACTTCGCGCTACGCTTGGCCTTGGAATTTCCTGGCGTAGTTAGCTTCTATTACATATGTG GGGCATTGCTgctttttgttttgattggatTGTCTGGTTGCTTTCTGACGTGTTTCGACAGTAGAGTGAGAGGTGATCTAGCTCAGCCATGTCGACAATTGACTgactgttgctgcagctgtgg GTGTAGAGACCCTCGGTGTCCCGCTGCATGTTTAATGTCATGCTATCAGGGTTTAACAAGCGCTGGAGATTGTGCTTGCTTACCAGTTGCTGGCGAAGGAGCATCGTTATTTATCATTGGTGCAGTGATCACACTAGTACTCTTCGTGTTCTTTGGATTGATCTATAGCATTCTTGTGGCTACAATTGCTGGGCAAAGAATCTGGCAAAGGCACTATCACATACTTGCAAAGATGATGCTGACAAAA GAGTATGTAGTTGAGGATGTGGATGGCTTGGCGACGGATTCCAATTGGTCCCCACCTCCTCTTCCACCCGAGCATGTTGAGCAGCTGAAGGCACTTGGTCTCCTGTAA